The Engraulis encrasicolus isolate BLACKSEA-1 chromosome 3, IST_EnEncr_1.0, whole genome shotgun sequence genome segment CTGTAAAGACGGCTCTGACGAAGACAGTTGTGCCGCGGAGTGCACTTCAGGTAGATTATCTACTCCTCTCGTATTAATGGCGTTGCACTGAAGATTGTTGTGCATTTCAATGAAAAGTTACTGAATTGTCTTGGAGTCATGCGCATTTACGCATTTGGCGGTTCCAAGCACCTGGTGACGCGCACTGTACAGATCATTATCAAATCCCTAATTATCAGTTGTCAGTGCTTGTCTGAGGATCTCTGTcgtttgagagatttttgaatCTGCTGGATTATTTCAGTGATTTGACAGAAATAGTTAATTTATTAATTCCATAGGGAAATTGAGGCAAGCAGCTTTCACATAAATATAATGCATAAATGCTATATACTTGGATGCATCATTTGTTACTTGCAAGTGAATTTGTCATTCTCCCCTTGTCAAATGATTGCTGTAGGTCAGTTTCAGTGCGCACATGGCAAGAAGTGCATCGACAAAAGCCTGGTGTGTGACGGTATTGCGCAGTGCCAGGACCAGTCTGACGAGGGAGACTGCCTGAAACCAGAGGGCTGTGTCCATCAGTGCGATGGCAAGACTCGCTGCTTGCCTGCCACCTTCCTTTGCGATGGAGAGAGGGACTGCATGGATGGCACAGACGAGGCCGGCTGTAATGGTATGCCTCCGGCAGTGGAAATGGGGTACCACCAGAGGTGGACAAGCTGGATTCAGTAGAAAGTACAAATCCTGAAAGGAGAAGATAAAGGTCCCCAACACTCATTGAGCAGTGTTGTAGACCTTTAGCCTTTGTTGTGTTGTAGACCttttatcttctgtttggtccagcacctgtgcaactgatgtgcgcacattctccgACTTTTTTCAAAGTACAAGTCCAGGCAGATATTTCTTGTACTTGTGCTGTGAACGGAGGCGATTTCATGGATTGGCTCATCAAATGTGGAAATTGGAGAGTTTCAGTGTATTAATTGGAGTGGAAAAATTCTAACATGTTGAACAATTCAGCACACGTGTTTTGCACAGTCGTCAGAAGTCTTGATCCAAGGACAACTGATTCATCTTAAGTGTTGTGCACACAGTCCTCTTGTGTGTGACCAGGActatgaattaacttttttcatcactagccaaatttTACCAGTAGATGTTAATCACACTAGGTAAACATACTTTTCATCAGTAAAAGTGGCGAGGAAGCTTTTCTAGCTGCCAAACTGAATATTCACTAGCATTGTGAACTGGCGTTGAGGCACAGTTACACACAGGGCGCTAAATTTTGTGGCATCTAGTtctgtccagggctggactggtgggaGAAATGGGGCCTGGGTGCTTTTGACTTAAAGGCCCCCCATCgtaattatttttttacttttcggaaaataagggcccaccgggcaatgcccgctatgccagatggccagtccagccctggttctgTCACACAGGCCACCAAGGCAAAGGTATTGAGGTGTTGACAATGTGATTGTTTCCAGGGGAGGCAACAGAGGCTACCCCTTCAGAAGCAGAGACTGCTACCTCTACGGCAGCCCCAATGAGATGCCGCATCGGCCTGTTTGCGTGCACAGACGGCTCTGACTGTATATCCTCCACCTACGTGTGCGACAACGAGGTGGACTGCAAGGATGGCTCTGACGAGTCAAACTGTGCTGTTGAATGCACCTCAGGTGAGACCACACTGCTCTTAGTTAACACAGTAGGTACAAGGTGTAGGTTACAGTCtcaaccctggagcaatgtggggtacaGTGCCTTGCACAGAAAGTCATGTCAGTCACAGAAGTGAAGATACTTATCAAGGTTTAGTGAAGCTTTGGACAGAATGTGGGAaatgctgtgccctcctagtggctcaacaccttcagtgttgcatctagtcaggccaagagcaatacaaacatcgtttctgagctcctgaaaaattggAAACTCCtaccactttgtctggaagcaaatAACCAGTACAAACCAAGgcgtcaaccatgccgtttgggaaatgtcaattgttatgctcttggtcagtcaaagacgataatcaggctaggtccaGGCCTAAGCACGGTCCCtgtggccagggttgccagatgtgactgatttccagcccaagaaatgctCAACCTGTCTGGAAGCCCTAAACACCGCCCAACTTGAACTAAGTtctattctattgatttctatggccatacatttgcagaaaacccTGCCCATACCTgcagacagtcatcctaagcagcccacttGGGAACCTCCCGATTTTGCAAGTTCCAATAGTTCCATCTAATTTACTTTGATCATTCATTTAATTCTAAATTGTGAGGCGATTACGTGACTTTTTCAAAGCGGAatgaagctttattcagaattgaagtGGGCGGCCCACATGCAGTACACTGTGCTAAGTGACCTGTATTACATGGCCGCAGCATTGCTATTGTATCCGTCATTCTTCAGGGGATTTGACATCTGTGCAAATGATAAACTTGGTTGACCGCATGAACCTCTTTCATGGCTCACACTCTTtcatggctgtgctgtgctgtgcagatcaGTTCCAGTGTGCCCATGGCAAGAAGTGCATTGACAAGGTCCAGGTCTGTGATGGTGTAGCGCACTGCCAGGACCTGTCCGACGAGGGCGACTGCTTGAAGATGGACGGCTGTGCCCATCGCTGTGACAACAAGACTCGCTGCCTGCCAGAGTCCTTCCTGTGCGATGGGGAAAGGGACTGTCAAGACGGCACAGATGAAACCCGCTGTAGTAAGTTTGGCCAGAAACAAACTACCGTACGTGCGTGTGACCGTATCACGATACATGTATAGATACGGAGGCATCAGTATTGATATTTCATGTGCAACAAACGAGTAATTTATAAAGTTGCTGAAACTGCATCTGACCATTGCTCCTTGCTATGCAGTTGGCTGACGGCTTTGTGAAGGCTGTGTTTTCCATACACTATAGTGTAACTGTTGCCCTACAGAAAAACAAGAGTAACATTTTAATTATACATGTCTGTTTTCTTAATGTTAGAAAAAGAATAAAAGCGTATAAAAGTCTAAAATATCAGGACTGATATCATCTTGAAGACCATGTATCTGGATGCACATGTATCGCAATATGTATGGTATCGTGACCCCTGTGTCGGAATGGGTTATAGTATAGTGAGAttgttgccaatacccacccctagtgtgtataGTGCCTTTGTTGACATTGGGAGTGTGAGGggcatgtacagtatttatgtAATGCAGTATTTTTAAAGTTCTAGAGGAGTTAAAATATCCCCCACACACATCCATCTGTTGGAAACTGTGTGCCTGTACGTCTTAGTGCTTCCCTTTTCAAAAGATGAGATTTATACGCTACTTTGGAGACTCTGAAACCGTATCCTTCCTGATTGCATACAATCTTGCCATCTGTAATCAGACATCTTGTGTCTTTATGAAAGTATTCGTGCCTCTACTCCTGTGCCTTCCTCAGCTGCTGAGGCCTGCAGCAACGCTGAGTTCCGCTGTGCCAGTGGCCAGTGCGTGTCCATGGGGGTCCACTGCGATGGCCACCCCGACTGCAGGGACCGCTCGGACGAGGAACGCTGCATGGAGCCACCACCCTGCGCCACCAACACCCGATGCCCGCACAGCCACGAGTGCTTGCTGGAGGACTGGCTCTGCGACGGTGACCAAGATTGCAAGGACGAATCCGATGAAAAGGTGGGGTGTTTTTAGGGCTTTTGCGCCTTTATTTGTGATATGATGGTCAGggcgacaggaaatgagtggggagagagagactggaaagaACGGGCAAATGAACCGGGCctgaattgaacctgggtcaccaGCGTTGTAAGCTAGTGCCCTAccaggccatggtagggccaagaCTTGGTGATTTGTTGTGTATCTGTTCCATCATATATTTTTTGTGTATCTATTccatcatatatttttttaagttgCATGCACATTGAGGAAAGTCATTCTAGgaatctttttttcctttttcaggaAGTATTCACAATTAGACTTCAGATCAATTTGTtgcatttttatttgtttggtttgtctaggtcaggggtgaggaaccttttgtGTTCAGAGGAATTTGAAGtagcctctcgaatgaaaatcaGGATTTCTCCCTGAggaaggcctatattgaaggctgccaccttaaaacagaccccaccttctcttggtcgcCTGAATATGACTTGACTGTATTGTAAatctaatttctaagattcctttacaaaatgtaatatttcatgtgaagctgtataacATTAACATTTATTTTGGGAGTCGGATAAAGCGGCCTCGaggccataaacggccctcgagacatggcttacccacccctggtctaggtaTTTTCCCTTGTATGTACTCACTACATGCACTTTTCTAACTGGTTTTGTTTCAGAACTGTGAGGCAGTGGAGGTGGCCTGTGGGGAGTTCCAGTGGTGGTGTGCCTCAAAGACCCAGTGTGTCCCCAAGGCCTGGAGGTGTGATGGCGCAAAGGACTGCAGTGATGGGAGTGATGAGCTGGACTGTAAGTCTGAGTATGCTGCGTCCTAATTTTTGTCTTTCTGCCTtgattttgtggagttagaaactggaatgtcaaaaatcACCCTATCTTGCAATGGTGAGTTTTTAATTTCCTGGATCACCAgcaaatgtaatcacttgttccttttgtcatttccaacaactctcaGAAATTTCATCCAAAAACTTtttgaccaaaaacataacctccttggcagataTAATAACTCACACCTTTTATTTATAAAAAAGGGTAGAGGTCCAGTTGTCACTCCATTGTAGAGTAGAGGGCCtttatcccaaaggaaattaaccCATTGATTCTGAATGCTGCGTTTATGCTATACTGACATAGCCGCCTGGAGTTGCAAAGACAATGTGTTCAGGctcattagatttttttttaaattatttttttaaagttggcatgttagagctgaatgaacacattccgaTGCTAGAGGAGGGTCTTTTGATCTGTAaaggcaactcatttcatgttttatgtgcattgGAGGCTGAGCTATTTGGGTTTTTATTGGATGAGGGCACCgttttccaaaaagggcttaggcatttggTGCCTTTGGTAAAAATGGGCTAAGGTGTCTAGTAGCCCCACGCTGTACATTGACCAACTGTTGTTTTATGTCGCTTTGCAGAAGGCTCCAGTCtctttacacacagacagactactACTGCAGTTTGTGATGCAGTTCACCTGACTTTGAAATGACAGTCTTCCATTCTGTGCCATGCCTCCTCCACAGGTAGTCCAGCTGTGTGTCCCTCTCACCTGTTTCAGTGTGGCAGCTCTGAGTGTGTCTACATCGGTCTGGCCTGTAACAGTAAACCTGACTGTCAGGATGGTTCGGACGAGGGTGGGGACTGCCTTACTGATCGCTGTGCCGCTGCTGACCAGTCCCATTGCTCACACTTCTGTTACAGCTCTCCACGTGGAAAAGTGGGTATTTTGATTTACTTTATTTGCTCTTTGAGATGGAGAATGATGCACACATTCAGAATGTAGACACGCACTTAAATTGGGTTTTAAGATTATAATTTTTGACAAGCTATTAGGAGGAAATCGAAACTAAAGTGATATTGTTTTTACAGGCATTGTCATTTCGTGTAAAAGACGAATTGTTAATTTGTCTATGGCATTTTTCAGAAATGTGGTTGTAGGCCAGGGTTTAAGCTTCAAGCAGATGGGACGAACTGTGTGGACATTGACGAGTGTGGCGACAATGGCCTTAACGCGTGCAGTCAGCTTTGCGAGAACATCCCAGGCTCTTTTGTCTGCAACTGCTCTCAAGGATATGTGCTCGACCCAGATGGCCACAGCTGCAAGATTATGGGTACATGTGTACAGCATTTCACACCACCTCAAATAATTTTCATCTCAAAGATCGCAGCCAAAAGATTATATATACACCTTAAGTTGGTACTAGGCGGTATACATTACTAGTAAATTGACTTAAGTCATCAAACCATTttggatatttttttgttttataatGACCACTGTTGCATGTTTCACTACACAGCCCTACTCGGAACATTTTCTATGATATGTCCTATGTGACCTTGTTTTAAAATGTACATTTTCTTTTCCCTCATTCAGGAGAGCCTTATTTGTTGGCTGCTGTGCAGTCGGAGTTATTCCTGATAGGGCTTCGAAGCTCCAGCCTAGACTTGTTGGTCTCCTCTGAGAAAAAGCCTATTCTGTCTGTGGACTATGACTGGCATGAGCAGAGGGTGTACTGGATCACCCTAAATGCAGATTCCATCAAGTGGTCCTCATTTGACAAGAAGAACACTGGCACAATCATCAAAGGTTTGTCAAGTGAATgtggacaaactggattgagGAATTCAACCTCGTGCAATGTGGTGTATCCTTTTCTGCCTGAACTCCCTGGcgatttcactaattagctcatcaacTTGAATGAAGGGTGTAGTGATACTTTTCAGAGTACAAAAAgtgtctatacatgggttcagtgtttataaacacagtgttgtgaggaggggcaagacactggcagccaaccacatgagctaatttttttgaccgacagcggtttccaacaatcagaggttgagttgtgtgcagctagggtcggacagccagggggaaacaaaaattgagaacccatgtataggcatgCATCTCAAAAGTCATCGGTTTTGGCCTTTCGTTTTACATGTGAAAAGCTTCAGAATGCAAGCGTCAATGGTTTAAAAAAATATCTTTGGGGTAAAATGTCACAATGGGGGCTGTACTTTTATCTGCATGTCTTTATACGTATAGTCAGCACCTGAACCCAGCCTGTCCACCCCTGTGTGGTGTTTGTTAAACTGCTACTCTGTTAGCCCTTGGCAGGTCTTTGTGCATGTACAGGAGGGTTTCTTATATTGTGGGCATGTTTCGCTGCAGTTTCCTGGTTGAATGACTTGTTTGACCACAAGGTAGCAAACCGTTCAAGTATGCTTTCAACCATTTGGTAGATGTGCTCAACCAATTATCCAATCACCACCACTTCTTGACAGAGAATTCCCTCCTCTACTTCCATAACTTCACCAATTGTGAACACCGCAAGGTGTTTAAGATCCATAAATGGGTTTCCTTAAACAGAAACTGGCTGCAGTgaacggttacgtggcgctattccgacatgtcgctattctgaCGAATACTGACACGTTTTCCCctgtccgccgctattcctacatgccactattccgacatccctaacccctaaaaagtgtcggaatggcggcatggcggcatgtcggaatagcgctatgtcggaatagcgattgccccctcCGCAGTGAACATGGCCTGTGTCTTGTAAGCGTGGTCTGCACACTGAGTATAAGCAAAAAAAATTGTGTCATTTCATCAAACTGCAACATTTCAGTTTACAAGTGGGATTTTCCTCAGGTATACTACTAccattgtctggcacctggattattgtAGATGTGCGCACCACAACCTCCAAACACCTGCATCTTGTCGGAATCAATGGCATGCTGTTTGCCCTTAGTAGTCTTGAGCTGTGCATGTATCTAAATTAGCATTTCTAATATTGTGTCTTGTAGGAATCAATGTGAACAGCATAGCCGTGGACTGGGTTGGAAAAAATCTGTACTGGATTGATGGTTTTGGCAGTCAGATCAACGCCATTGGGTTGGAGCAATCGCTGATGAAAGCCAATGACTTGGTGACCATACTGGATGAGGATATGGACCAGCCCCACTCCTTGGCACTGCTGCCAGAGAAAGGGTGGGTGAGGATTATACAAGTTTCATTGCAGACACGGGTCCCTATACACATGATTTTAAAGCACATTACAAGATAAGAAACGGACTAAATGGGCCTAAATGAAACAAATGGAATAAAATTGTACCTACTATGGTACCAGGACCTGGACATTTTGTGAGAATAGGTAACAGCCCCGAATGAGGCTATTGTTGGAAGAATGATCCAACGTAAAACTGGCAGGCAAAATTATCTGAATGATGCATAGAATTACTCGGAGTCCTTAAATATCATTTCTGTCAGGACTTGGCAGTGTATGTGGCATGTTCTAAGATGAATGTTATGTTGTGTAAAATCTTTTTTGACAAACCAGGCTGATGTTCTGGTCTGAGGTGGGCGCGGAGCCCCAGATTGAGTGTGCTGGAATGGACGGGTCAGAGCGACGGGTTCTGATCAAGAAGGAGCTGAGGTGGCCTGCTAGCCTGGCTGTAGACCCGCTGGGACTGAGGCTCTTCTGGACGGACGAGAAACTCAAGTGCATCGGCTCTTCAACTCTGGAGGGCGGGGACATCCAGGTACTGTAGCTCATCCATTCTCTGTAGTTTGGCCTTTGTTTGCCCCAATAAACTCAACTTTGTACACTGTTTTGATGGGCATTTTGTGTATGATGAATATTGATGGAACGTTTTTAAAGTAGGACCACAAGAGTACATGGGCAACTTGCCCTCCCCAGAGCATTAGTTAAATGGTTAAATGTTGTTAATAttaaatattattaatatttgCATATTACGTGTTTAATGTTGTATCCATAATTTCTTGTTTCAACTACTGTAGCTTCTGCAATTGATGGAGACTCAGAGCCCATTTTCTGTGTCGGTGTTCAACGACATGGTGTTCTGGTCCGATACAAAGAGGGGCACCATCCAGAAGGCTCTCAAAGCCACGGGGAAGAGACGTGAGGTGGTACTTAAACGACCTGGACAGCCCTTGGGCTTGAAAGTGAGTacagcactggtgtcacttttactgttTATGAACTTTGCCTTTGCTGCTACTAGGTCTGACTGTCAGAACAAAGAAATTACTTGGAAATCTGGAGTACAACAATGACAAACTCTCGAATCTTCAATCTTATGCTGATGTTATGTTGtaccagaatttaaaaaaaatggtgtgCTCTGAGCGTTGTCAGTGGgacttccttttttccccctcgcACTAAAGTTGCATTCTGGAATCTACTGTCCCTCTCATTTCCAGGTCCTGCATCATCATTTACAGGCAAGAGGCGCCAACGTGTGTGCAAAGCATCAGTGCTCTCATCTGTGTGTGGTGGCGCCGGGTCCAAAAGCGGTGTGCAAGTGTCCAGCCCATCTTCTGCTTGCTGAGGACGGGCTGACTTGCTCCAGACCAAAGGACACCTCCTTTGTCTTTGTGCAAACTACAAATGCCCTCACTCAGGTGATCCTGCACAGGAGATGGATTTGTTTCCCTGACTTGTACTTGTATTTGCCATGTTTACAGTAGGGGAGTAAATGATAACCAatgtgtatcgatgcatcgacTCTATGATCGTATCGTATCCTGttgcattcttaagtattgaaaataatttaATCACTGCCGTAAGGAATCGATATAATCATGTAGGCTGTGTTTTACACCCCTAGTTTACACATTAGCCTCTGAAGATTTCTCCATGGGGAACGCTGATGTTTACTGAAGTTTGGAATTTCCACGCGTCTACGACTGTTGGACATATTCCACTAAACTTCTGTAAAACCGAAACGGACTGTTACTCTTTGTGTTTGCGTTTTCTGCTTGTACATCCTTATTTTCCATTGGATCAATAAAATAACTTCACTTTACATTCTGGGACGGCCCATCAGATGTACCTGCAGGGCCGTAACCATGGCAACAACCTGAAAAGCTGGCCCGAGCACCGCCGGCTGGAGCTCCCCAGCATGAACGAGCCCACCGTGTTCGACTTTACTGTCAAGGACCTGACGCTGTACCTGGCTGATGCCACCAAGGCCTCTGCGGAGCTCTTCAAGGTGCGTAGATGTGGAAATGGTAGATGCTGTGTGTTGACCACCACTTTCTATTGGAACGAACAAACGTTTAACCACGGTGGCATAATGCTTTGGGGTGTGACGCTGCTTGAATGCACAGCAATGTGCAAACTGTCCTAGGTGGCAGTAATGTATATACTGATGCTTTGACAAAGGAAGCCTGTATCATGATGGCAGGTATTTACACTGGGTGAAGAGTTActtattaaatattcatgaaaagatcaaatttggcaataaggcacagtttcaatgagcagtatagttgcaatacctactctggccacaatcctacacagtgcacctttaacacaagGCAAAAAACTGAACGTTACAGTAAAGTAATTTCTCAAGGGGGGCTATATAGTAGTCTGGGCAAAAAACAACTGTTGACTCattcaaacagtctggcgaaagctaagaggaatccgtgtGGAGCGtcggagatggtctgagcttactctgaattcgaaactccaatgaatttaaatggcaaatTGTGCTTTACTAGCATGACTGTCACAATatggtgttgcaaaagcatacaaataacaagacaaatgtGTGAATactgttaccttaaccaatcagtaacggacttcgcttGTTCtgcgagttctgcgtcaccactccactgtttgctgattggcttaaCGGTGAGTAAAccaagctaggagggtttcgccagactatgtgcggagccaaaatctttgggtggaagttcTACATAGGATGGCATTGCCAGACTAGCTCTACAGCCCCCAGGGTACTAAGGGAGCCGCTGGCAGGCttgtgataaggtcaagggggggTGTGTTCACAAAGgttgaaccactgctctaaaataTCCGATGTGTGTTGAAGGTGAAGGAGTCGTCGCTGGTGTCCAGGGGCCAGCTGCTGCGCTTGGGCAGGGACTACCTGACCGCCCTGGCCGTGGACTGGATCACCCGCAACCTCTTCTGGAGCAGCGTTAAGCAGCCTCGCGTTCAGGTGACCTCGGCCCAGGGCATGCACACCGCCGTACTGATCCGCGATGGGCTGGCTCAGGGTGGCGTGGATGCCATCGCTCTGCACCCGCCCAGTGGACGCATGTGCTTCATGGACCACGCAGGAGATGGAGGGCAGGAGTCCCAGGTAAACTTTAAGAGCTCTTGCAAAACGATGTGCAGTATATCATTTATATCATCATATCATCTTACTGTTTAAATGTTTGAGTTTGAATTTGATATTGAAGTATCAGAACCTTTAACCCAGTTCCAATTTTCCTGATGCTGTCTTTGTAGTTAAATGGCCTGTATAGCATTTTGGGAAAGAGCTTGTCACTTGGGTTATGTTGGTACGTCTGCCTTTTTTGATGTCATGTCAGGTGGAGTGCGCGTTCATGGACGGCAGGAACCGTACAGTGGTGAAGAGGAGTTCAGCACAGTTGGGCTCGCTGGCTCTGTCTGAGGATGGCGGCACTCTGTACTGGGCTGACACAGGTTTGTTTTGGATTCTTTGCTTTGGTTGGAGTAAATATTTCCCCTGAGGTAACACTGAGAAATACTGGTCTACTTGTATGAATGCTTCTCCTGACACAGAGGTGAAGTAGTCTACAAACTTTTTTAGACTGGGGACCATTTTGTGCAGccaaaaatcttcagggaccacctgttaactgaattgacagttaaggggtgctaatttgaccctgccaatttcaatgcaggacactttttattcacattataagcctgtcttgaatttaaaatatgacttcagctttgttacaaatgtagcctgcTGTTAGCTCAACCACCAgtagtccccggaccacactttgagaatcactactAGACTGTCTGCTCAGCTTTCCCAGAAGTGCCATTGTAACGAGTACAGTAGATGTTCTGCTCATCCAAACTTTGTAAACTTGTGTTTGGTTCTGAGGAGGCCTTTTTTATTCAAACCGAACTCGGTAGTTTTCCCTCTTCCATCTTTAAAATGTAAATGAGAGCTTCTCATTTACGTTTTAGAGTAATGTGAATGCTGTACTCCAATCTCTTGCAGATGCTGGCACCATCGTGTCAATAGGCGTGGATGGATCAGGATACAAGGAGGTTAAAAAAGATACTGGGCTGAGGGCTTTTGCTGTCATAAATGGAGTGCTGCTGTGGGTGACCAAGACTGGTAAGGAATGAATGATGGCCTCAAGTGTACATGGTTGTAAGCCTACATCACCATTAGGTGGTGCTATGTAGACACGGAAGTGCAGTTGTGCTGTTCTACATTTGCCTTTATGTGACTACACGTTGGCCTACTCGTCTTGCAATAAGTAAACTTTGCCTGTAGACTTGAGTGTGCCATGTTTTGCCTCCTTAGACAGAACCAAGTTTTGGTTCAGAGATGATGGTCAAAAGGACAAGCTGTGGTTTGAAGTGGACACGGATGTTGGTGCTCTGAAGGCGTTCAGCAAATCCAGCCAACTGGGTGAGTGTGGACTATGCATCTCCCTTGGCATACAGTTTGATGCCTAATGTACAAGGTTCACTACGCTAAAAATTGTTAAAAGCAGTTTTAAAGGATTTAAATTTAAGTATTTAAATGTAGTACGATTCATAAATTGATCAAATTTGTAAATGGAGAGCATGCAATTTGAAGGTGAACTAGGTAAAACTTTCTGTACTGGGTCAGACCGGTAAagatctccatgtccaccatttaaAATTTCCCGTTATGGACAAGAGACACCTTCATGTAggaagtgtaattttcccagccaGAATTGGCACTTAAAAATTTCAATAGTAAATATTAATATAAGAGTGgttgtgaatgagtagcatgaactCTGTTAACAAATGACTGAAATACATGCTCTACATTTTAAGGGGATGAAATCCCTTTAAAGACGGACAATTTGCCACTCTGCAGATGCCATTTTGTCTActcaaggggtgcatcccaatatgtgtccttgcctcctccacttgtgcttgtctcctcgtcccgcctcctggcccctcctccgtggagaaaacgataaagtttcccagctgtcagcctcgccacaacaacatttgagggactgtttttcattcaccatccctattgcaaatgagaaaaagactttacaattgagcttttgcaagatattgaaatataatgctgttgtcagtgatgtcattatgatgagaagcaagtggaggatgcaatgtcacatattgggatgcactcaagGGACATGCATGTCAATTCTGGATGCAGTCAACATTTTGTAACGTTTTATCTGAATTCCAAAGGAACCAACCAGTGCTCAAACGGCAATGGTGGCTGCACACACCTGTGCCTTCCCTTCCCTGGGGGCCGGACTTGCAGGTGTGCCCATGACCACCAGTCTCCTGATGGGAAGACCTGCTCACCTGACAAGCACTGCCCTGCTGGCTTCAAGTCCTGTCTGGATGGACAGACGTG includes the following:
- the lrp13 gene encoding low-density lipoprotein receptor-related protein 2 isoform X1 — translated: MDLPWLFVLSCGISLFLSDPAVSSPQKSPLRCRLGMFACKDGSDCVPSSHVCDGEKDCKDGSDEDSCAAECTSGQFQCAHGKKCIDKSLVCDGIAQCQDQSDEGDCLKPEGCVHQCDGKTRCLPATFLCDGERDCMDGTDEAGCNGEATEATPSEAETATSTAAPMRCRIGLFACTDGSDCISSTYVCDNEVDCKDGSDESNCAVECTSDQFQCAHGKKCIDKVQVCDGVAHCQDLSDEGDCLKMDGCAHRCDNKTRCLPESFLCDGERDCQDGTDETRCTAEACSNAEFRCASGQCVSMGVHCDGHPDCRDRSDEERCMEPPPCATNTRCPHSHECLLEDWLCDGDQDCKDESDEKNCEAVEVACGEFQWWCASKTQCVPKAWRCDGAKDCSDGSDELDCSPAVCPSHLFQCGSSECVYIGLACNSKPDCQDGSDEGGDCLTDRCAAADQSHCSHFCYSSPRGKKCGCRPGFKLQADGTNCVDIDECGDNGLNACSQLCENIPGSFVCNCSQGYVLDPDGHSCKIMGEPYLLAAVQSELFLIGLRSSSLDLLVSSEKKPILSVDYDWHEQRVYWITLNADSIKWSSFDKKNTGTIIKGINVNSIAVDWVGKNLYWIDGFGSQINAIGLEQSLMKANDLVTILDEDMDQPHSLALLPEKGLMFWSEVGAEPQIECAGMDGSERRVLIKKELRWPASLAVDPLGLRLFWTDEKLKCIGSSTLEGGDIQLLQLMETQSPFSVSVFNDMVFWSDTKRGTIQKALKATGKRREVVLKRPGQPLGLKVLHHHLQARGANVCAKHQCSHLCVVAPGPKAVCKCPAHLLLAEDGLTCSRPKDTSFVFVQTTNALTQMYLQGRNHGNNLKSWPEHRRLELPSMNEPTVFDFTVKDLTLYLADATKASAELFKVKESSLVSRGQLLRLGRDYLTALAVDWITRNLFWSSVKQPRVQVTSAQGMHTAVLIRDGLAQGGVDAIALHPPSGRMCFMDHAGDGGQESQVECAFMDGRNRTVVKRSSAQLGSLALSEDGGTLYWADTDAGTIVSIGVDGSGYKEVKKDTGLRAFAVINGVLLWVTKTDRTKFWFRDDGQKDKLWFEVDTDVGALKAFSKSSQLGTNQCSNGNGGCTHLCLPFPGGRTCRCAHDHQSPDGKTCSPDKHCPAGFKSCLDGQTCLPTDKFCDGHPDCPDHSDENCNHQTVGSKSGSPAASLAPPGGAVSPPSISSDVAVRNLGASECDDSLCQGRGTCISRNGATFCECAVGYGGDRCEDELSGLSGPITYGAAGGGAGLLVIIVVLAMVKRRTSSQGASPELGETNMDVLEKLDTSPLECPSSTKEPNVSEEVAASVD